A window of Tatumella citrea genomic DNA:
AAGGCTGAAAGTTTGTACTAATGCACAACAGCGAGCGGAGTCTGGCTGAAAGTAACCCTCTTACAGCCTGGTATAAGGATATAGCACGCTGATTTCACCAGGGCAGTTCCAAACTGCTTCCTTGTTAAGCTTGCTGATGATTCGTTTTACACGGTGGGTCGCACAGGCAATGGTTTTCCCCTAATAAAGGCTATCGCAGCCCCTCTGTAACCAGAATTATCGGCAGTTATTGCTTTCAGTGTTGAGGCTGGTTGCAGTTAGTCATCAGTATCCTGGCTTACAGAAGTGCATAGGCAGGGTAGCAAACGAACTCTGAATAGTGTGCATGGCTGGCAGGTGAGTAATGATTAGCGGGGTTATACCTTTTTTAAAATTTCAGGTACCAGGTTCAGTATCCGCATGCAGTGTTAACTCCATAGCAGCAGGCAGTATTATCGACCGGAACTGATATATACCGGCCGGAAACCGTCCGTTACGGACATTTATGGAACTGTTTAAACGCTACCCACAGCTACAGGGGGCGGCGAAAGCAGTATTAATCGGTGCTGATAACAGCACATTGACTAAAAGGACTTAACCATGAAGTCAGCTATTTTAACTTCCCTCATCATCGCGGCAATGGGCTGCAGTCTGCCAGCAATGGCAGATTCCCATACTGTCTCACTGGGTTATGCCCAAAGTAAGGTTCAGGATTTTAAAAATATCCGCGGAGTGAATGCTAAATATCGTTATGAGTGGGATTCGCCGGTAAGTATTATCGGCTCGCTGACCTATATGAGCGGTAAGCGCAATAGCAGTACTGACTATCCGGGGGTTGGCAGTGAAAGTAGCCATGCCGGCATGAAATATTACTCACTGTCGGCAGGGCCGGCCTATCGGATCAACTCGTATATCAGCATTTATGGCCTGTTAGGGATTAATTATGACAAGGCCGATTTTTCCTACAGTGAATCTTCAGTGTCTGGTTCAGGCTGGGAGTCATCCGGGAACAGCAAAAAGGCCGCTTTAATGTATGGCGCCGGAGTACAGATAAACCCGATGGAAAATATCGCCATCGATATCGGCTACGAAGGTTCAAGCTTTAAGGATGTGGAAAAGACTCTGTCGATTAACGGATTTAATATCGGTGTGGGATACCGTTTCTGATTCTGTTATCCCGGCGTAAGCCGGGATTATCGGTATGCGAAAGTGATGATCTGACCGCTCCTGACTCCAGGGCTGTCGGGTGATTATTTTTGATACCCATCGGCCCGGGACCGGCCGGTATTTTCGCAGGATGCGACGATGAATAAACAACGTTACCGCATTATTTTCAGCCAGGCTCGTCAATTGTTCATGGTGGTGGCTGATAATGCCGGTGCAGCAGGACGCTCTCCTTCATCTTCCTTTGGACGGGTACAAAAAATATCAGCCCGCATTTGCCTGCTAAGCCGTATCCGGTTTGCCTTACTGCTCTGCCTGGGCAGTGTCTGCTTTGCGCCACAGGCAGCGATTGTCGCAGACAGGACGGCACCTGCCGGCCAGCAACCCACAGTAATCAGCACTGCCAGCGGTGTGGAGCAAGTGAATATTCGTACTCCGGGAACCGGAGGGGTATCGCGCAATGTTTTCAGCCGTTTTGATGTCGACAATAAAGGTGTGGTACTGAACAATTCACATGCCGATACACGAACCAGTATTGCCGGTATGGTTACCGCGAATCCCTGGCTGGCTGGCGGTGAAGCACGCATCATTCTTAATGAAATCAATGCCCGGGATCCCAGCCAGCTTAACGGCTTTATCGAAGTCGCCGGTAAGCAGGCACAGGTAGTGATCGCTAATCCGGCCGGCATTACCTGCAGTGGCTGCGGATTTATTAATGCCGACCGCGCCACGTTAACTACCGGTCAGGTACAACTCAGTGAGGGTAATCTGACGGGCTATCGGGTGTCGCAGGGAGAGATCACCATTGGTCCGGGGGGAATGGATACCAGTCGTCAGGATCATACCTTTCTGATCTCCCGGACCGTCAAAATTAATGCGGCACTGTGGGCAAAGGATCTGCGGATCACTGCGGGCCGTAACCAGCTGGACGCAGGGAACCGGCAGGTTTCCAGCCTGCAGGGTGACTCTGGCACCCGACCGGCACTGGCGATTGATGTTTCGCTGCTGGGCGGGATGTATGCCAATAAGATCAAACTGTTGGGTACCGAAAAAGGCGTTGGGGTCCATAATGCCGGCAATATCGGTGCTTTAGCCGGTAATTTTGAACTGACGGCTGATGGAAAAATTGTTAACCGCGGAAATATTGACAGTAGCGGTAACCTGGCCCTGAGTTCTGCCACGGGAATCAGCAACAATGGCGCGCTGTATGCTGCAGGCAACGTCGGGTTATCTGCAGACGGCAAAATTAGCAACCAGGGAACTATCTACAGCGATAGTCATTTAAGCCTGAGCTCTGCGTCTGACATCAGCAACAGCGGAAGTATGTATGCCACCGGCAATGCACAACTGAGCAGTCAGAGGATGCTGGATAATCCCGGCACACTGATGGCGAAGGGTGATCTGCAGGTGCGTAGTACTACCTTTGCCGCCCGCCAGGACAGCACGATAGCCGCAGGCGCGGGTGCCGACGGAAAGCTTAACGGTTCAGGGAATCTCAGCATTCAGGCCAGAGATCAACTGCAGTCTGAAGGACGATTGCTGGCAGGGGATAAGCTGGCGTTAAGTAGCCAGCAGATAGTGCTTAACGGCAGTGAAGTGTCGGCAGATGAGGTGGTGATTGACAGTGGGAAACAGGGGCTGACACTCAGCAACCAAAGCTCAGTACAGGCACGCCGCCAGCTTTCCGTCACCAGCCGGGGGGCTTTGCTGAACGGCAGTAGTGTGTTGGCCTCCTCAGGCGATGCACAAATAGCGGTTAACGGACTGCTGGATAATCGCGGCAGAATCACCGCCGGTAAACGACTCAGCATGAATTCTGCAGAGTTAATCAATCATTCTGCCGGAGAAATCAGTGGTGATCAGACCCAGATAACCGCCACCTCGACCCTGACTAATCAGGGACTGATTGATGGTGCCGACAGCTGGTTGCAGTCAGGTTATCTGATTAACCAGGGCACAGGGCGGATCTATGGCGACCGGCTGTCGATCACTACCGGAACGCTCGATAATCTGTCCCTGAATAATTCCGCCGCGACCCTGGCTGGCCGACAACGGCTGGATATCGGTGCAAAGCAGATTAATAACACAGATCATTCACTGATCTACAGCGGTGGGGATCTACTGATCGGCGGTGGGCTGAATGCCAACGGGCAGGCGGAGGGAAGCGCCGGTTCACTGGTGAATCATGCGGCGACAGTAGAAGCAGCGGGAAATCTGTCACTGGCGGCAGACAGTATCATTAACCGTAATGCCGGGCTGAAGACTCAGCTGACTGTCACCGAAAATGCCCGTCACCATGAAGCGGTACTGAAAGGCGAAATCACCCGTTTTGACTGGGCAGATATCGATACCAGCTATAAAAATAAATATGACGTTCAGGATGCCATTATGCCGGATGGCAGCAGGAATAATGATTTTTATGAATATGACTATCAGCGGGTAGTCACAGAGACCGAAATCACTTTCAGTGATCCCGGCAGGATTCTGGCGGGCGGTAATTTGCTGCTGTCCGGCAGGCAACTGGATAATTATGACAGCCAGATCATCTCGGGTGGCTCACTGATCGCCGCTCCCGGGCTGGTGGTAAATAACATCGCGACTACCGGGGTGCGGATCGTCCGGGATTCGGGCTCCGAGGTTCACTGGTATGCAAAGAAGAAAAAGCGGCCGAACGGATCAGTAAAAACTACCCAGGGAAAAAAACGTATCAGCTATCTTCCCGGGGCCGTGGTACAGACTATCGATCCCGGGATCAGCCAGATCATCGGGAATCAGACCGTGACCGGCAGCACGACAACCGTGGCTGATCGCCATACATCTGACAGTATTGACACCATTCGTTTGCCCGAAAGCAGCCTGTACCGCGTAAAGCCCGATCCACGGGTCGGTTATCTGGTGGAAACCGATCCACGTTTTACCCAACAGAAACAGTGGCTCGGCAGTGACTATATGCTCAATGCCCTGACACAGAATCACAATCAGGTTCTGAAACGGCTGGGGGATGGCTACTACGAACAACAGCTACTGCGCGAACAGATAACCCAACAAACCGGTCAGCGTTATCTTAATGGTTATCATGATGATAATGATCAGTTTAAGGCGCTGATGAATGCCGGGATAACCTTTGCAGAGCAATATTCTCTGGTTCCCGGGGTAGCTCTTACCGCTGAACAGATGGCATTACTGACCAGTGATATGGTCTGGATGGTAAAACGCGAGGTGACCCTTGCGGATGGCAGTCGGCAGACCGTACTGACGCCGCAGCTTTATCTGCAAACTACCCGCGGGCATCCTCTGACCAGCGCAGTTTTTTCCGGGAAACAGCTGGTGATGGATACCGGGCAGGCATTGATCAACAGTGGCAATCTGCTGGCACAACAGGATCTGCGCATTAAGGCCGGGTCGGTGGTAAACCACGGGAGGATGACCGGTGAACAGCTGACCATTACCAGCACCGGAGATTTCATAAATCAGGGCGGAGTACTGGAAGCAGGGAAGGCCCTGCAGATCGCGGCGGGCGGCAATCTGATCAGCCGTAGTACGCTGTCGGGTGCTGAGGATCAACAGATTATAGACAGGCAGGCCGGGATCTACCTGCAGAATACCGACGGGACACTGCAATTGTCGGCAGAAGATACGCTGCGGCTGACAGCCAGTCGGGTGGACAGTGCAGGAAATCTGGTATTACAGGCCGGGCAGGACCTGCTGTTGGATATGCTGACGATTACCGGCAGCGAATACAGTGATTTTGGCGGAAGTAATACCCGCAGTCTGAGCTGGCAGCAGGACAGTGGAACGGCTGTCACCAGTGGTGGTGACCTGACTCTCTCTGCCCGGCGTAATCTGACGGCTCAGGCTGCGGAGGTTATCGCTGCCGGTCATCTGTCGGCTACAGCCGGGCAGGATCTGCAACTGCTGACCGGTAATACTGGCTGGCATCTGACTGAACACAGTAAACAGAGCAGTGGCTCCGCTATCAGTAAAGAAACCCGCGAAAGTCACGATGAAATACAGGTCAGCCAGGCAACCGGCTCGCTGTTTAGCGGTCATTCAGTCGATTTGCGATCGGGTCAGTCGCTGGAGGTTCAGGGCAGCAGTATTGCCGGGGACAGCAATGTCAGCCTGTCAGCAGGGACTTCTCTGATACTGAGCGGTGCAGCGGAAAGCCGTGAAGAAATTCACTGGAGCAAACTCAAGAGCAGTGGTCTGTCCGGTACCGGTGGTGTAGGGGTAAGCATCGGATCGCAAAGCCTGAAGATAACGGATACCGGAGCCACTGAGGGCAGCAAAGCCAGTATGCTGGGCAGCATCGACGGGGACCTGAACCTGAGCGCCGGTGACACTCTGACAGTGAGTGGCGCTGACTTACTGGCCGGAAATGATCTTCGTTTATCAGCCAGCCAGGTCGATATTCTGGCGGAACAAACCCGTAGCCAGCAGAGGCGTACTGTTGAACAAAAACAGAGTGGTTTTACTCTGGCTG
This region includes:
- a CDS encoding Ail/Lom family outer membrane beta-barrel protein, translating into MKSAILTSLIIAAMGCSLPAMADSHTVSLGYAQSKVQDFKNIRGVNAKYRYEWDSPVSIIGSLTYMSGKRNSSTDYPGVGSESSHAGMKYYSLSAGPAYRINSYISIYGLLGINYDKADFSYSESSVSGSGWESSGNSKKAALMYGAGVQINPMENIAIDIGYEGSSFKDVEKTLSINGFNIGVGYRF
- a CDS encoding two-partner secretion domain-containing protein, whose product is MNKQRYRIIFSQARQLFMVVADNAGAAGRSPSSSFGRVQKISARICLLSRIRFALLLCLGSVCFAPQAAIVADRTAPAGQQPTVISTASGVEQVNIRTPGTGGVSRNVFSRFDVDNKGVVLNNSHADTRTSIAGMVTANPWLAGGEARIILNEINARDPSQLNGFIEVAGKQAQVVIANPAGITCSGCGFINADRATLTTGQVQLSEGNLTGYRVSQGEITIGPGGMDTSRQDHTFLISRTVKINAALWAKDLRITAGRNQLDAGNRQVSSLQGDSGTRPALAIDVSLLGGMYANKIKLLGTEKGVGVHNAGNIGALAGNFELTADGKIVNRGNIDSSGNLALSSATGISNNGALYAAGNVGLSADGKISNQGTIYSDSHLSLSSASDISNSGSMYATGNAQLSSQRMLDNPGTLMAKGDLQVRSTTFAARQDSTIAAGAGADGKLNGSGNLSIQARDQLQSEGRLLAGDKLALSSQQIVLNGSEVSADEVVIDSGKQGLTLSNQSSVQARRQLSVTSRGALLNGSSVLASSGDAQIAVNGLLDNRGRITAGKRLSMNSAELINHSAGEISGDQTQITATSTLTNQGLIDGADSWLQSGYLINQGTGRIYGDRLSITTGTLDNLSLNNSAATLAGRQRLDIGAKQINNTDHSLIYSGGDLLIGGGLNANGQAEGSAGSLVNHAATVEAAGNLSLAADSIINRNAGLKTQLTVTENARHHEAVLKGEITRFDWADIDTSYKNKYDVQDAIMPDGSRNNDFYEYDYQRVVTETEITFSDPGRILAGGNLLLSGRQLDNYDSQIISGGSLIAAPGLVVNNIATTGVRIVRDSGSEVHWYAKKKKRPNGSVKTTQGKKRISYLPGAVVQTIDPGISQIIGNQTVTGSTTTVADRHTSDSIDTIRLPESSLYRVKPDPRVGYLVETDPRFTQQKQWLGSDYMLNALTQNHNQVLKRLGDGYYEQQLLREQITQQTGQRYLNGYHDDNDQFKALMNAGITFAEQYSLVPGVALTAEQMALLTSDMVWMVKREVTLADGSRQTVLTPQLYLQTTRGHPLTSAVFSGKQLVMDTGQALINSGNLLAQQDLRIKAGSVVNHGRMTGEQLTITSTGDFINQGGVLEAGKALQIAAGGNLISRSTLSGAEDQQIIDRQAGIYLQNTDGTLQLSAEDTLRLTASRVDSAGNLVLQAGQDLLLDMLTITGSEYSDFGGSNTRSLSWQQDSGTAVTSGGDLTLSARRNLTAQAAEVIAAGHLSATAGQDLQLLTGNTGWHLTEHSKQSSGSAISKETRESHDEIQVSQATGSLFSGHSVDLRSGQSLEVQGSSIAGDSNVSLSAGTSLILSGAAESREEIHWSKLKSSGLSGTGGVGVSIGSQSLKITDTGATEGSKASMLGSIDGDLNLSAGDTLTVSGADLLAGNDLRLSASQVDILAEQTRSQQRRTVEQKQSGFTLAVSGAAGSLVSSAISGVKQATEQSSGRVAVLENMKTALSATQAVQSVRLAEASGNGAASIIGLNLSYGSQSSTSEQTSQQVVSEGSSLAAANHLTIQATGGDINVQGSRLQAGNTLDLQAQRDVNLISAENSWQQQGRNESHGSSVGAAVSAGGVMVNASVNKGKGHENGQGVSHSETVINAGHALNINSGRDITLQGAQASADAVTVRAERHLTLSSEQDSDDYDMQQKNVSAGASAGAGSASASYSASKDNMRSRYQSVQEQTGFFAGQGGFSIYSGEHTQLNGAVISSTAAADKNSLNTGTLGFTDIQNHAEYSVSHQASGASGGVGINPGQLAAGQLVTSMASQLLSGMNDSDNDSSVTGSAVSAGALTVRDQQQQLQDPDTLSRDAANAHQTLSVIFNKEQQQERIKTAQLISEIGVQVSDIALTQGAIIATRDANDKMKNVSPEQLKTAEADWRKANPGKAPTADDISGQAYQTLYNQAFNESGFGTGGKVLQAIQAATAVVQGLAGGDLAKAVAGGSAPYLAEAIHNMTTDSSGNVNTGANLMAHAVLGAMVAQINGDSALAGAAGATTGEFIAQQLYPGIDRDKLSEDQKQTIGALATLAAGLAGGVVGDSTADAVAGAQAGENAVENNFLSNTDSDKLAKAIEKIKQGDKSLAAANELIKLENADKRSDVLVDKFTRDPSQISSTERAELAGYLRVYASEMEKEYGPAVSQELVKGLLSGQDYIKRAPDSEAMPKAQTIMNTWGYHKSNASIGDAPLMFGSSVLGTTIKEGMALNATIGVGVNTGVQLSGNDPFSYVDAIMAGITSVATTGKGIIVSTPINMGGAAISSRIKGEDPTNSVIGAGLGSLSGGGMGKVISGSMGSSVKGGTSDIISNIGGSITSEVIGNVTKGTLDEADKSIKN